A section of the Phaseolus vulgaris cultivar G19833 chromosome 8, P. vulgaris v2.0, whole genome shotgun sequence genome encodes:
- the LOC137823732 gene encoding inositol diphosphatase DSP1-like isoform X2, translated as MQVAAELQHTHHHQDTPMCRQIQLTITDHTLSQTTAVAADGASDKLDGEDLFIPPLNFAMVDNGIFRSGFPEPANFSFLQTLGLRSIIYLCPEPYPEANMEFLKSNGIKLYHFGIEGHKEPFVNIPEDTIREALKVVLDVRNHPVIIHCKRGKHRTGCLVGCYRKLQKWCLSSVFDEYQRFAAAKARVSDQSLD; from the exons ATGCAAGTGGCCGCAGAACTTCAACACACCCATCACCACCAAGACACTCCGATGTGCCGCCAAATCCAGCTCACTATAACCGATCACACCCTCTCGCAAACCACTGCTGTTGCTGCGGACGGTGCCTCCGACAAGCTCGACGGGGAGGATCTCTTCATTCCGCCCCTCAACTTCGCCATGGTTGATAATGGCATTTTCCGCTCTGGCTTCCCCGAACCTGCCAACTTCTCCTTCCTCCAAACCCTTGGCCTCCGCTCCATCAT ATATCTGTGTCCTGAGCCGTATCCGGAGGCCAACATGGAGTTTCTCAAGTCAAATGGGATCAAGCTGTATCATTTTGGGATCGAGGGTCATAAG GAACCTTTTGTGAACATTCCAGAGGACACAATCCGTGAAGCACTGAAAGTTGTCCTTG ATGTCAGGAATCACCCAGTTATAATTCACTGTAAGCGGGGAAAG CACCGAACAGGTTGTTTAGTAGGATGCTATAGAAAATTACAGAAGTGGTGCTTGTCATCTGTCTTTGATGAGTACCAGCGCTTTGCAGCCGCCAAAGCAAGAGTTTCAGATCAGAG TTTGGACTGA
- the LOC137823732 gene encoding probable tyrosine-protein phosphatase DSP4 isoform X1, whose translation MQVAAELQHTHHHQDTPMCRQIQLTITDHTLSQTTAVAADGASDKLDGEDLFIPPLNFAMVDNGIFRSGFPEPANFSFLQTLGLRSIIYLCPEPYPEANMEFLKSNGIKLYHFGIEGHKEPFVNIPEDTIREALKVVLDVRNHPVIIHCKRGKHRTGCLVGCYRKLQKWCLSSVFDEYQRFAAAKARVSDQRFVELFDISSMKHLPIPFSCLKR comes from the exons ATGCAAGTGGCCGCAGAACTTCAACACACCCATCACCACCAAGACACTCCGATGTGCCGCCAAATCCAGCTCACTATAACCGATCACACCCTCTCGCAAACCACTGCTGTTGCTGCGGACGGTGCCTCCGACAAGCTCGACGGGGAGGATCTCTTCATTCCGCCCCTCAACTTCGCCATGGTTGATAATGGCATTTTCCGCTCTGGCTTCCCCGAACCTGCCAACTTCTCCTTCCTCCAAACCCTTGGCCTCCGCTCCATCAT ATATCTGTGTCCTGAGCCGTATCCGGAGGCCAACATGGAGTTTCTCAAGTCAAATGGGATCAAGCTGTATCATTTTGGGATCGAGGGTCATAAG GAACCTTTTGTGAACATTCCAGAGGACACAATCCGTGAAGCACTGAAAGTTGTCCTTG ATGTCAGGAATCACCCAGTTATAATTCACTGTAAGCGGGGAAAG CACCGAACAGGTTGTTTAGTAGGATGCTATAGAAAATTACAGAAGTGGTGCTTGTCATCTGTCTTTGATGAGTACCAGCGCTTTGCAGCCGCCAAAGCAAGAGTTTCAGATCAGAGGTTTGTAGAGTTGTTTGATATTTCCAGCATGAAACATTTGCCTATACCCTTTTCATGTCTGAAGAGGTAA